From Legionellales bacterium, the proteins below share one genomic window:
- a CDS encoding helix-turn-helix transcriptional regulator, translating to MTSEKLDNLDSVSKRLKYLVDTMGVKQSHMAEKLGLSPSGLHYILNNDVKFSKNAKKIAEYLNVNETWLATGQGEIHQENTSIKTYRVPLYYPDQLRMYYQSNEKKSLTTNNFIITSQVYENNSISIYVTSHEWAPKFEVGDMIIFEQLLHFNDGEIILAYTRPANEILIRFAHKMNDHLILSSPLNHPNKLKLHDEVMIIGVYRECWKRSRNG from the coding sequence ATGACCTCCGAAAAGCTCGACAATCTAGACAGTGTATCGAAACGCCTCAAGTATCTCGTTGATACCATGGGGGTTAAACAATCGCATATGGCGGAAAAACTGGGGTTGTCACCTTCTGGATTGCACTATATTCTCAATAATGATGTTAAATTTTCTAAAAATGCGAAAAAAATTGCAGAATATTTGAATGTGAATGAAACTTGGCTAGCCACTGGACAAGGTGAAATTCATCAAGAAAATACGTCAATCAAAACCTACCGCGTACCCTTATATTACCCCGATCAACTGCGCATGTATTATCAAAGTAACGAAAAAAAATCACTAACCACGAATAACTTTATCATCACCTCCCAAGTGTATGAAAATAATTCCATAAGCATTTATGTGACTAGCCATGAATGGGCGCCAAAATTTGAAGTAGGCGATATGATTATATTCGAACAACTGCTTCATTTTAACGATGGCGAAATTATCTTGGCATATACGCGCCCAGCTAATGAGATATTAATTCGCTTTGCACACAAGATGAATGATCATCTTATTTTAAGTTCACCGTTAAATCACCCTAACAAATTAAAATTACACGATGAAGTGATGATTATTGGCGTCTATCGAGAATGTTGGAAACGTTCGAGGAATGGATAA
- a CDS encoding ThiF family adenylyltransferase, translating into MKNTSRPILKAMVEYYTSEDKIYFFKSPGTAIELGDSKGFIKTVCQLLDGKKTVKEIEEILNHTHPKEVSYLNDLLTSLDKAYLLEDNVILNSKEFSPYEIERWERNIEFFGAYTSSSHNKFNYQKKLQNTKVTLLGLGGAGSHILYELAALGIHQIQAVDFDKIELSNLNRQIIYDESDVGLRKVDIAKRKIKAFLPNAKLNFINIKISSNDDVSNIISGQEFVISVIDQPRNQILNWVNQACINEKVPFICGALDWKYCFFYSVIPGKSGCIECWKNSARESGTLFLDFIENDNFVSSRIPNITIAPLVSILTGLMLSEFIKITTDILAPNALGNLIVYDFQSNKLLVKETWEKMSSCKICGNI; encoded by the coding sequence ATGAAAAACACTAGTCGGCCAATACTAAAGGCTATGGTTGAATATTACACATCTGAAGATAAAATATATTTTTTTAAAAGTCCGGGAACAGCCATAGAGCTGGGTGATAGTAAAGGTTTTATCAAAACGGTATGCCAGCTACTGGATGGCAAAAAAACTGTCAAAGAAATAGAAGAAATCCTTAATCACACTCATCCAAAAGAAGTATCATATTTAAATGACCTGCTGACATCACTTGATAAAGCTTATTTACTAGAAGACAATGTCATTCTAAATAGTAAAGAATTTTCACCCTATGAGATTGAACGCTGGGAACGAAATATTGAATTTTTTGGCGCCTACACATCTTCTAGTCATAATAAATTTAATTATCAAAAAAAACTACAAAATACTAAAGTTACACTATTAGGGCTCGGTGGAGCTGGTTCCCATATACTTTATGAACTTGCAGCATTAGGTATACATCAAATACAAGCCGTAGATTTTGATAAAATCGAGTTATCAAATCTCAATAGACAAATAATATACGATGAATCTGATGTGGGTCTACGCAAAGTTGATATTGCAAAAAGAAAAATAAAAGCATTTTTGCCTAATGCAAAACTAAATTTTATTAATATTAAAATATCATCGAATGATGACGTTTCCAATATTATATCTGGCCAAGAGTTTGTTATTAGTGTTATTGATCAACCCAGAAACCAAATCCTAAACTGGGTAAACCAGGCCTGCATCAATGAAAAAGTCCCTTTTATTTGTGGTGCTTTAGATTGGAAATATTGCTTCTTTTATTCAGTCATACCAGGGAAAAGCGGGTGTATTGAATGCTGGAAGAATTCTGCCAGAGAGTCAGGAACATTATTCTTAGATTTCATAGAAAATGATAATTTTGTGAGCTCCAGAATTCCGAATATAACAATTGCACCTTTAGTATCTATTCTAACAGGATTGATGTTATCTGAGTTTATAAAAATCACTACTGATATTCTTGCTCCGAACGCCTTAGGTAATCTGATTGTTTATGATTTTCAATCTAATAAATTACTTGTAAAGGAAACCTGGGAAAAAATGTCGTCATGTAAAATATGCGGGAATATATAG
- a CDS encoding HAMP domain-containing histidine kinase: MVISNTLEIRRLLALVSSDEHTFSVIDDNNIVYLPDYKFQDLVDEIIKSDKIKHGCEINDFFTIAFHGRTYQVLCSIISKPGIISFKGSPYLISFNLENPLKISINTLLYFLISTILIFLITYFWFGINLKRKLLNYLYSLEVQIKNKNFNFIENVSAVKDDKIPLEIENIRAAFQQLLSDLGNETNKRIASEKKAAISTLAAQVAHDIRSPVAAIQMLSKENCLLPENTRKSLKDAAARIQDIANNLLSQYKTGAKDTAEQNSLFLISDAISAVVSEKKLQYSERKLNLHIQAQGDANLAFIYSDPINFKRMLSNLLNNSIEAIGEEGSISIVLHSSQDYVDVRITDDGCGMSSVKIANILNGNITSTKNQGSGLGLQHARDFMKNAAAKFDIQSTERIGTTIHLQFKRSASPPWLADKISIKKQSTIIILDDDVSIHGAWDRYFADRINVEYGINILHFHQAAECILTIKNNFNTLKDVIILTDFELLNQNMNGLDVVEHSGVNNTILVTSYYDDRKILARAVSLNAKVLPKMLASEIEIEINEQPQNFKIPEAPKNEAIDIVLLEDNQELSDIFAFICERNGKQVKIYHNPYSLFTDLNTFDPLATKICLDLNLGFDPVNGIDIAILLHNKGFKQIYLASGSQIDPNSVPEYLMVLKNKIDLTRL; encoded by the coding sequence TTGGTTATTTCCAATACCTTAGAAATTCGAAGGCTATTGGCATTAGTTAGTAGTGATGAGCACACTTTTTCAGTAATTGATGATAATAATATTGTGTATTTGCCCGATTATAAATTTCAAGATTTAGTCGATGAAATTATAAAATCGGATAAAATAAAACATGGCTGTGAAATCAATGATTTTTTCACAATAGCATTTCATGGTCGAACATATCAAGTATTATGCTCAATAATTAGCAAGCCTGGAATCATATCCTTTAAAGGAAGCCCATATTTAATCAGCTTTAATTTGGAAAATCCTTTAAAAATTTCAATTAATACACTTCTCTATTTTTTAATATCTACGATATTGATATTTTTAATTACCTATTTTTGGTTTGGGATTAATTTAAAGAGAAAGTTATTAAATTATCTGTATTCACTTGAGGTTCAAATCAAAAATAAAAATTTCAACTTCATAGAGAATGTTTCTGCGGTTAAAGATGATAAAATACCTCTTGAAATCGAGAATATTCGCGCGGCTTTTCAACAGCTATTAAGCGATCTGGGTAATGAAACGAATAAACGAATTGCCAGTGAAAAAAAAGCCGCCATTAGCACACTAGCAGCTCAGGTTGCTCACGATATTCGTTCACCTGTCGCTGCAATTCAAATGCTAAGCAAAGAAAACTGCTTATTGCCAGAAAATACTCGTAAATCGTTAAAAGATGCGGCAGCTCGAATACAGGATATTGCCAATAATTTATTGTCTCAATATAAAACTGGTGCTAAAGATACGGCAGAGCAGAATAGTTTATTTTTAATTTCAGATGCAATTAGTGCTGTTGTTTCTGAAAAAAAATTACAATATTCAGAACGCAAACTAAACTTGCATATTCAAGCACAAGGTGATGCCAATCTCGCTTTTATATATTCAGACCCCATTAACTTTAAACGAATGCTTTCCAATTTACTCAATAATTCGATTGAGGCCATAGGTGAAGAGGGTTCTATTTCCATTGTGCTTCACTCATCACAAGATTATGTTGATGTGCGGATCACGGATGATGGTTGTGGTATGTCTTCCGTAAAAATAGCTAATATTCTTAATGGCAATATTACTTCAACTAAAAATCAAGGTTCCGGTTTAGGCTTGCAACATGCGCGAGACTTTATGAAAAACGCCGCGGCAAAATTTGATATTCAATCAACAGAACGTATCGGTACCACTATTCACTTACAATTTAAACGAAGTGCTTCTCCTCCATGGTTAGCTGATAAAATTTCTATTAAAAAGCAGAGTACTATTATCATTCTTGATGACGATGTTTCCATTCATGGCGCATGGGATCGATATTTTGCCGATCGAATTAATGTTGAGTATGGCATTAATATTCTGCATTTTCACCAAGCAGCGGAGTGTATTCTTACAATAAAAAATAATTTCAACACGCTGAAGGATGTAATTATATTAACGGATTTTGAATTACTTAACCAAAATATGAATGGTTTAGATGTAGTTGAACATAGCGGTGTAAATAATACAATATTAGTCACCAGTTATTATGATGACCGAAAAATATTAGCAAGGGCAGTATCACTGAATGCTAAAGTATTACCTAAAATGTTAGCCAGTGAGATTGAAATTGAAATTAATGAACAGCCTCAAAATTTTAAAATTCCTGAGGCTCCAAAAAATGAAGCTATCGATATAGTTTTGCTGGAAGATAATCAAGAGTTATCTGATATTTTCGCATTTATATGTGAACGCAATGGAAAGCAGGTAAAAATCTATCATAACCCTTACTCATTATTTACGGATTTAAATACTTTCGACCCTCTTGCTACCAAAATTTGTCTTGATCTTAATCTCGGCTTCGATCCTGTCAATGGAATTGATATTGCCATTCTTCTGCATAATAAGGGATTTAAGCAAATTTATCTTGCTAGTGGCAGCCAGATCGATCCAAATTCTGTTCCCGAATATTTAATGGTATTAAAAAATAAAATCGATCTGACGCGTCTTTAG
- a CDS encoding RNA-binding transcriptional accessory protein, translating into MNIVETIAKELNIKSSQVTATMELLNDGATVPFIARYRKEATGGLSDTVLRDLTERLTYLTELEDRRHTILKSIEEQGKLSPELKQEIENADSKIRLEDLYLPYKPKRRTKAQIAKEAGLEPLAQQLLTELACDAETCAKSYINPEKEIADAAAALEGARHILAELFCEQADLLQQLRDKLWQEGIIISKVAKDKEESGIKFADYFDFSESIKTIPSHRLLAIFRGRKENFLHVNLEFRDETVNEHCYGLIAKTFSPELKPSPTHWLWQTIVWAWKIKLKSKLDLEIMLELKNRADEEAIKVFRDNLKNLLMAAPAGNYVVLGLDPGYRTGVKTVIIDSTGKLLTHTVIYPHPPQKQWDEALTMLGKLCQHFKVKLISIGNGTASRETDQLANELIKQLPELGMTKIVVSEAGASVYSASELAAKEFPELDVSYRGAVSIARRLQDPLAELVKIDPKAIGVGQYQHDVNQTKLEHSLQATVEDCVNAVGADINTASVPLLTSISGLNETIAKNIVLYREQHGRFDDREQIKSVPRLGAKTFEQAAGFLRIINGKNPLDGSAVHPESYAIVEKIAAVVKKPVSELISNESLLNSLDPQQFVSDQVGLPTLRDIFDELKKPGRDPRPEFKMAKFIEGVNEIKDLKIGMELEGVITNVANFGAFVDIGVHQDGLVHVSEIADHFVKDLHQEVKVGQIVKVRVLEVDEARKRISLTMKQGHKPPKSAKPLKSPVINSPKPELMNAFAAQLKDAWQRK; encoded by the coding sequence ATGAATATTGTTGAAACGATTGCCAAGGAATTGAATATTAAATCTTCTCAGGTTACCGCCACCATGGAATTATTAAACGATGGGGCAACGGTGCCGTTTATTGCCCGTTATCGTAAAGAAGCAACGGGTGGCTTATCGGATACTGTTCTAAGAGATTTAACTGAACGTTTAACTTATTTAACCGAATTAGAAGATCGTCGACACACAATTTTAAAATCCATCGAAGAACAAGGCAAGCTCAGTCCTGAATTAAAACAAGAAATTGAAAATGCCGATAGCAAAATTCGTTTAGAAGATCTTTATTTACCCTATAAACCTAAACGTCGCACAAAAGCTCAAATAGCCAAAGAAGCAGGTCTTGAACCACTGGCACAACAATTATTAACAGAGTTAGCTTGTGATGCTGAAACCTGTGCGAAATCCTATATAAATCCCGAAAAAGAAATTGCCGATGCGGCTGCGGCACTTGAAGGTGCCCGTCATATTTTAGCTGAACTATTTTGTGAACAAGCTGATCTGTTGCAACAATTACGCGATAAGCTGTGGCAAGAAGGCATTATCATTAGCAAAGTTGCAAAAGATAAAGAAGAATCTGGCATTAAATTTGCCGATTATTTTGATTTTAGCGAAAGCATTAAAACCATTCCTTCGCATCGTTTACTCGCTATTTTTCGTGGACGTAAAGAAAATTTTCTTCATGTTAATTTAGAATTTCGCGATGAAACGGTAAACGAACATTGTTATGGCTTAATTGCTAAAACATTTTCACCAGAGTTGAAACCATCACCTACTCATTGGCTTTGGCAAACCATCGTCTGGGCGTGGAAAATTAAATTAAAATCCAAACTTGATTTGGAAATTATGCTTGAACTTAAAAATCGCGCAGATGAAGAAGCGATTAAAGTTTTTCGTGATAATTTAAAAAATTTATTAATGGCAGCTCCCGCTGGTAATTATGTAGTTTTAGGATTAGATCCCGGTTACCGCACAGGTGTGAAAACGGTCATTATCGATAGTACAGGAAAATTATTAACTCATACGGTGATTTACCCACATCCCCCGCAAAAACAATGGGATGAAGCGTTAACAATGCTGGGTAAATTATGCCAACATTTTAAGGTAAAATTAATTAGTATTGGCAACGGTACGGCTTCACGCGAAACCGATCAACTCGCGAATGAATTAATTAAACAACTACCCGAGTTGGGCATGACTAAAATTGTGGTTTCAGAAGCGGGTGCCTCGGTATATTCTGCCTCTGAACTAGCAGCAAAAGAATTCCCAGAATTAGATGTGTCCTATCGCGGAGCAGTATCGATTGCCAGACGCTTACAAGATCCACTAGCAGAATTAGTAAAAATTGATCCGAAAGCTATTGGTGTGGGTCAATATCAACATGATGTCAATCAAACAAAACTCGAACATTCCTTGCAAGCCACCGTGGAAGATTGCGTGAATGCCGTCGGTGCTGATATTAATACCGCATCGGTGCCATTATTAACCAGTATTTCAGGCTTAAATGAAACAATTGCTAAAAATATTGTTTTATATCGCGAACAACATGGACGTTTTGACGATCGCGAACAAATTAAATCCGTACCTCGTTTAGGTGCAAAAACCTTTGAACAAGCAGCGGGTTTTTTAAGAATTATTAATGGAAAAAATCCCTTAGATGGCTCTGCGGTTCATCCAGAAAGTTATGCTATCGTCGAAAAAATTGCTGCGGTAGTAAAAAAACCCGTCAGTGAATTAATTAGTAATGAATCTTTATTAAACTCACTCGATCCCCAACAATTTGTCAGCGATCAAGTAGGCTTGCCTACCTTACGCGATATTTTTGACGAGTTAAAAAAACCCGGTCGTGATCCGCGTCCTGAATTTAAAATGGCAAAATTTATTGAAGGTGTCAATGAAATAAAAGATTTAAAAATTGGTATGGAACTAGAAGGTGTCATCACTAATGTGGCGAATTTTGGCGCGTTTGTCGATATTGGTGTTCATCAAGATGGTTTAGTCCACGTCTCCGAAATTGCCGATCATTTTGTGAAAGATTTGCATCAAGAAGTGAAAGTCGGACAAATTGTCAAAGTGCGAGTATTAGAAGTTGATGAAGCGCGTAAACGTATTAGTTTAACGATGAAGCAAGGCCATAAACCACCTAAATCCGCAAAACCGCTTAAATCACCTGTCATCAATTCTCCAAAACCCGAACTCATGAACGCATTTGCCGCGCAATTAAAAGATGCTTGGCAGCGGAAATAA
- the gap gene encoding type I glyceraldehyde-3-phosphate dehydrogenase → MTLRIAINGYGRIGRNILRAHYESNKKHNIEIVAINDLGDVNTNAHLTQYDTAHGKFPGTVTVEGNSLIVNGDTIQVFSERDPKQLPWEKLNIDIVFECTGLFTKASQAQAHLQAGAKKVLISAPGTDVDATVVFGVNHSILKSSDKIISNASCTTNCLAPVAKILNDQIGIVNGLMTTVHAYTNDQVLTDVYHTDLRRARSATHSMIPTKTGAAAAVGLVLPELNGKLDGFALRVPTINVSVVDLTFQAARETSIQEINAVIQKASQNEFAGILAYNDLPLVSIDFNHNPASSIFDSTQTKVIGTTCKILAWYDNEWGFSNRMLDTAIAMMQAK, encoded by the coding sequence ATGACACTGAGAATTGCAATTAATGGTTATGGAAGAATTGGACGTAATATTTTACGCGCCCATTATGAATCGAATAAAAAACATAATATTGAAATTGTTGCCATTAATGATTTAGGCGATGTTAACACCAATGCGCATTTAACCCAATACGACACCGCGCACGGCAAATTTCCTGGAACAGTAACAGTTGAAGGTAATTCACTCATTGTCAATGGCGATACCATTCAGGTTTTTTCAGAACGCGATCCCAAACAATTACCGTGGGAAAAATTAAATATCGATATCGTGTTTGAATGTACGGGTTTATTTACCAAAGCCAGTCAAGCACAAGCACATTTGCAAGCGGGGGCAAAAAAAGTCTTAATCTCTGCACCTGGAACCGATGTCGATGCAACCGTGGTTTTTGGTGTTAATCATTCGATTTTAAAATCTAGCGATAAAATTATTTCAAATGCTTCCTGCACCACAAACTGTTTAGCCCCTGTTGCTAAAATATTAAATGATCAAATTGGTATTGTGAATGGCTTAATGACCACCGTTCACGCTTACACCAACGATCAAGTGCTAACGGATGTTTATCACACCGATTTACGACGCGCACGCTCCGCCACTCATTCCATGATCCCGACTAAAACAGGCGCTGCTGCTGCCGTCGGTTTAGTATTGCCTGAATTAAATGGCAAACTCGATGGTTTTGCCTTACGCGTTCCGACAATTAATGTTTCTGTCGTCGATTTAACCTTTCAGGCGGCACGCGAAACATCCATCCAAGAAATTAATGCCGTCATTCAAAAAGCCAGTCAAAATGAATTTGCTGGAATTTTAGCGTATAACGACTTACCTTTAGTTTCGATCGATTTTAATCACAATCCTGCCTCTTCAATTTTCGATAGTACCCAAACTAAAGTGATTGGCACCACCTGCAAAATTTTAGCCTGGTATGATAATGAATGGGGCTTTAGCAATCGCATGTTAGACACTGCAATAGCCATGATGCAAGCAAAATAA